The proteins below are encoded in one region of Leptotrichia sp. oral taxon 218:
- a CDS encoding alpha/beta hydrolase fold domain-containing protein yields the protein MSILSNIAVPVAKLVNIKKYKEKDFLNPRRDTDFLNKKFFDNSLNIEEQFIDGFQMLTIFKNNSKNKHIIFLHGGAYVMKAVKGHKTIIETMAKKYNLKVTFIDYPLAPENDIQKAHEILIKTYKKITLKYKDDDFFLFGDSSGGGLALSFLQQLKNINDVPFPKKTVLMSPWVDVSMSNSKIKDFEKKDPLLPLNGLIATGKQFAGSLDTQNPLISPIYGNMDNLKEIFLIFGTNEILYPDCLKLEKLLKTSNGTKVKTKIGKNLCHDWILAPLKETKVTIDEICNFYLNS from the coding sequence ATGAGCATATTATCAAATATTGCAGTCCCTGTTGCAAAATTAGTAAATATAAAAAAATATAAAGAAAAAGATTTTTTAAATCCAAGAAGAGACACTGATTTTTTAAATAAAAAATTTTTTGATAATTCTCTAAATATAGAAGAACAATTTATAGATGGATTTCAAATGCTAACAATTTTTAAAAATAATTCAAAAAATAAACATATTATATTTTTACACGGCGGAGCATATGTTATGAAAGCCGTTAAAGGACATAAAACTATAATTGAAACAATGGCAAAAAAATATAATTTAAAAGTCACATTCATCGACTACCCTCTTGCACCTGAAAACGATATTCAAAAAGCGCATGAAATTTTAATAAAAACATATAAAAAAATCACTTTAAAATACAAAGATGATGACTTTTTTTTATTCGGCGATTCTTCTGGCGGAGGATTAGCGCTCTCTTTTTTGCAACAATTAAAAAATATAAACGATGTCCCTTTTCCCAAAAAAACTGTTTTAATGTCCCCTTGGGTCGATGTTTCCATGTCAAATAGTAAAATCAAAGATTTTGAAAAAAAAGACCCACTTTTGCCATTAAATGGATTAATAGCGACAGGAAAGCAATTTGCAGGAAGTTTGGATACTCAAAATCCTCTAATTTCCCCAATATACGGAAATATGGACAATTTAAAAGAAATTTTTTTAATTTTTGGAACAAATGAAATTTTATACCCTGATTGCTTAAAATTAGAAAAATTGCTAAAAACTTCAAATGGCACAAAAGTAAAGACAAAAATTGGAAAAAATTTATGTCACGACTGGATTTTAGCACCACTAAAAGAAACAAAAGTAACGATTGATGAAATATGTAATTTTTATCTAAATTCATAA
- a CDS encoding N-glycosylase/DNA lyase, whose amino-acid sequence MKNNNNLNNLENSINKEKNEEILKIYKIIKPEIKKAIKGYKKAWNKSEKEIFAEIAFCILTPQSKAKNAWSAITTLVENNLLYTGSSSEIVEYLNIVRFKNNKSKYLIELRNLMTKNKKLQPKKILSEIGDTLEKRKWILKNIKGMGLKEASHVLRNLGFGENIAILDRHILRNLKELNIIDNIPKTITEKKYYEIEEKMRNYSKFCKIDMDELDLVLWYKEAGEVFK is encoded by the coding sequence TTGAAAAATAATAACAATTTAAACAATTTAGAAAACTCAATAAACAAAGAAAAAAACGAAGAAATTTTAAAAATTTATAAAATTATTAAACCAGAAATAAAAAAAGCTATTAAAGGCTACAAAAAAGCGTGGAACAAGTCAGAAAAAGAAATTTTTGCAGAAATAGCATTTTGTATCTTAACCCCACAATCCAAAGCAAAAAATGCTTGGAGTGCAATCACAACTTTAGTTGAAAACAATCTTTTATATACTGGAAGTTCATCAGAAATAGTAGAATACTTAAATATTGTAAGATTCAAAAACAATAAATCAAAATATTTAATAGAACTGAGAAATTTAATGACAAAAAATAAAAAACTTCAACCGAAAAAAATATTATCTGAAATTGGTGATACTTTGGAAAAAAGAAAATGGATTTTAAAAAATATAAAGGGAATGGGATTAAAAGAAGCGAGCCATGTCTTAAGAAATCTTGGTTTTGGAGAAAATATAGCAATTTTAGATAGACATATATTGAGAAATTTGAAAGAACTAAATATCATTGACAATATTCCAAAAACAATTACTGAAAAAAAATATTATGAAATAGAAGAAAAAATGAGAAATTATTCAAAATTTTGCAAAATAGACATGGACGAATTAGATTTAGTTTTATGGTACAAAGAAGCTGGAGAAGTTTTTAAATAA